Below is a genomic region from Salinirussus salinus.
GACGTGGACAGCCAGGAGAGTGTCAACGTCGTCGAGCAGCCCGCTCTCGGCGACGGGTTTGCCGCCGGCGATCATCTCCTCGCTGGGCTGGAAGAGCACCTTGAAGGTGCCCTGGAAGTCGCTGTCCATCACCGCCTTCAGGACGCCCAGCCCGATGGTCGCGTGGGCGTCGTGGCCGCAGGCGTGCATCGCGCCCTCGTGCAGCGAGCGAAAGCCCTCCTGTACGGGGTGGTGGTCCTCGCTCTCGGACTCGGCGCGGGGGAGCCCGTCGATGTCCACCCGCAGGGCGATGGTGGGCCCCTCGCCGCGTTCGACGGTGGCGAGCGCGCCGGTGTATCCTCCCTTCATCCGCTCCAGGAGGTCGGGGTCGGCGCCGGCCTCGCGGGCCTGCTCGTACCACTCCGCGAGCACGTCGTCGTCGGGCAGTGCCGAGCGCTCGCCGTCGGCGAGGATCTCCGGGCCGACGAGCACGTCGTCGACGCCCATCGATTCCAGTTCCTCGACGACCCGGGCGGTCGTCCAGAACTCCCGCCAGGCGGGTTCCGGGCGCCGGTGGAACTCCCGGCGCAGCGAGCGCAGCCAGTCCTCGTCGAGACGAACCGTTGAGTCGGTTGCCATACCGGAACGTGGACGGCGGGGACTAATTATCCGTCGGCTATCCGCGCTGACGCCTTACTGACCCTGTCCGCGGACCTGTTCGACCTCGGCGGCGAGGTGGACGCTGTCGGGATACGCGCGGCCGGCGACCGAGCGGGCGAACTCGTCGTGGCCGACGATCTCGATGGTCCGGGTGTAGACGGTGTAGTGCCAGGGGTCGAACTCCCCGCCGCCCTCGACGCGCTTGTGCTGGGGGACGCGGAGCTCGGTCGGGGGCTTGGGGTGGGGACCTTTCAGCTCCGCGCCCTTGCGCTCGGCGCGGCGTTTGATGTCGCCGACGACGGACTCCAGGGTCTCCCGGTCCCCGCTCTGGAGCCGCAGTTTCGTCACGAAGGGCATACCACTGGATGGTCGCGGCGGGCTCAAAACCACTTCGCTTCCGCCGTCGCCGCGCCGGCGCGGTGCGGGCCACCCGACGGCCCGTCCGCTCGCCTCCCCCGACCCGCTCCGATATCCTCTTAACGGCGGCCCCAATACACACCGGTAATGATAGAGGCCACGAGCGCGGGAGCCATCCTCTTTCGCGACACGCGTGGCCGGCGGGAGTACCTCCTGCTGAAGAGTCGCCCCGGCGACTGGGAGTTCCCCAAGGGCGGCGTCGAGGGGGAGGAGGAGCTCCAGCAGACCGCCATACGCGAGGTGAAAGAGGAGGCCGGGATCGAGGACTTCCGGCTGCTCGACGGCTTCCGCAAGGACTACGACTACGTGTTCGAGGCGGGCGGTGACACCATCCACAAGACCGTCCACCTCTTCGTCGCCCGCTCCTTCGAGGCGTCGGCGGAGCTGAGCGAGGAGCACCGCGACATGCAGTGGCGCGACTACGAACAGGCCGTCAACACGGTCACCCAGGACGGCCCCCGCGAGATACTCAAAGACGCCCACGAGTTCCTCGACGAGAAGCTGGAGGACGACGACGAGGAGTGAGCCGGCCACGCCCCGCTTTCCCCGGCTGCCGGCCCCGGCGTCTCCGGCCGACGGCTCCGGCGTGTTCCACCACCCTTTAGCGGTCTCACCGCCTATCGCCCGTGAATGGTCTCCGACGCGGCTATCGCGACCGTCGTCTTCGTCGCCGTGACGCTGAGCTTTCCCTGCTTTCTGTACGGTGCGTGGATCGTCATCGACAACGACCCCATCACCTGGGACGTACTCACCTCGCACCTGAAGTTCATCGTCACCGGCCTGGCGCTGACGACCATCCCGATGCTCCTGTGGATGGTTCCCCGGTTGTTCGAGCAGTTCCAGGGGACAGCCCTGGTGCATGCCTTCCTCGGGTTGCAGGCCTACGCCATGCTCGTGTTCGCCGGGACCGGCATCGTCCGCATCTTCCGGGCCAAGCGCCGCCACGACCTCTATCACGACTACGACGAGGACGTCCTGCTCGACGAGATCGGCGACGAGAACATGCAGTTCTGGCGCCGCCGACTCCGGGTCGGCGTCTTCGGCTACGTCTTCTTCTGGCTGCTCGCCTACCTCGTCGGCGTCGTCAGGTATCTCTCCCGGTACGCCCTGCTGCCGTTCTGAGCGCCCGGCGGTGGGCCCGCAGCTCACGCCAGCCTCGCCTGCGCCGTTCTACCCCGACCCCGACGGTGCCGTTATGCGCCGGCCTCGCCCGTGTCGCCCTCGCTGTCGACCCAGGAGACCAGGTCGTCGGCCCCGACGAACCCCTCCGAGCGCCGCGCCACGGGCTCGCCGTCCACGAATAGCACCAGCGTCGGCACGCTCCGCACGTCGAACCGGTCGACGAGAACCGGGTCGTCCCGCGGGTTGACGAGCCCGACCGCCGCCCCGCTCGCCCGGGCGACGTTGCCAAGCACCGGCTCCATGCTCGCACA
It encodes:
- a CDS encoding DUF7321 family protein; amino-acid sequence: MVSDAAIATVVFVAVTLSFPCFLYGAWIVIDNDPITWDVLTSHLKFIVTGLALTTIPMLLWMVPRLFEQFQGTALVHAFLGLQAYAMLVFAGTGIVRIFRAKRRHDLYHDYDEDVLLDEIGDENMQFWRRRLRVGVFGYVFFWLLAYLVGVVRYLSRYALLPF
- a CDS encoding thioredoxin family protein — protein: MDTADSEPERPAEPEAEAETERPVDLDDEAELDEFVGANPVALVEFYTEGCGVCASMEPVLGNVARASGAAVGLVNPRDDPVLVDRFDVRSVPTLVLFVDGEPVARRSEGFVGADDLVSWVDSEGDTGEAGA
- a CDS encoding bis(5'-nucleosyl)-tetraphosphatase translates to MIEATSAGAILFRDTRGRREYLLLKSRPGDWEFPKGGVEGEEELQQTAIREVKEEAGIEDFRLLDGFRKDYDYVFEAGGDTIHKTVHLFVARSFEASAELSEEHRDMQWRDYEQAVNTVTQDGPREILKDAHEFLDEKLEDDDEE
- a CDS encoding uS10/mL48 family ribosomal protein — encoded protein: MPFVTKLRLQSGDRETLESVVGDIKRRAERKGAELKGPHPKPPTELRVPQHKRVEGGGEFDPWHYTVYTRTIEIVGHDEFARSVAGRAYPDSVHLAAEVEQVRGQGQ